The Gossypium raimondii isolate GPD5lz chromosome 2, ASM2569854v1, whole genome shotgun sequence genome segment ACTTGATAGAAGAACCTGATTAATATAAGTCTGatacttagggtgggtttggatgggcgattgggtgctgTGCGGtgtgtttagtttactttttgtctcatgctacagtatcgctacagtatctaatctcaccgccaccgctgtttttacactaaccgcaggtaaacgcaccgcccatccaaactcacccttaatgACCTGATTACAATGTTTTGAAGTCCAATTTAGAAAATAGGTTACCCCAATTCTAAACATTGCTTAAATGTGTTACAATGTGTGTGCAGTTTCTATGTGATTCTCTACCATTTGGAGGAGTGGGTCAAAGTGGCTTTGGAAGGTATCATGGGAAGTACTCTTTCGACACTTTTAGCCACGAAAAATCGATCTTGCATCGAGGTTTTTATCCGGAAATAGAACCAAGGTATCCTCCATGGACCGATTTTAAGCTTTTGTTCCTCAAATTAGCTTACCAATTTGACTACTTTGGGTTGATTCTCCTCTTGCTAGGGTTCAAAAGGTCTTAGTTGAATCCCTCcttaatatgaaaattctttgcCTCTAATTTATAATAAGGATGTTTAGTTCTTTTCATTATATGctttgttataaaaataatatgtttaattttgaatatatatttctttactttacgaaatttgagaaaatttttattataatttgttagAATTTGATCCTCGATTTGATCGAGtaatattattcataaatttacgAAATTAGCTTTAGGAGCAAGAGATATACTTTAAATCTATGATAGctttaggggtttttttttcatgtacatttcttaaattattcataaattcttcAGTATCTCAATTAATTAAATCGAAAGATATTACGTGTTTAAGTGTGCTTTAGGCCATAGCTTTAAAATTGTTGCAACATCAATGATACCAACCAAACTAGTATTTAATCGACtatgatatttttttgttaaaatatgctctaagtTTATGTACTCTTTGTACATTTAGAATTTAGACcgttatttttactttaaagaatttagtcctctacaattcaaattttaaaaagaaaggaaaatctaattgttaacattattaaaagaattttattaaattcagctTCATTACAATCATGGGCGAagccagaaaatttttttaggcgggtcgaaattaaattgttatttttatgatactaaaaatgtaatttttaaatgattaaatcaatattttatcatttttagcgggtcaaagtacaattttacctttactaatttaaaattttaaaaattttaaagggttaaatggAAGGGGCCGTGCCAGTCCCTTAGATTCGTCTCTAATTACAATgtcactttttttttacatgactattaggtaagtattttttttaattttaaaatatcacaccGATAATTTTGACAGaagaattttaaagaaatactAACAATTGAACCTGAAAttagaaatatgaaaaataattgaacTAATTTGCCATTATAGCTCAAATGGAATTGGAAATGCAATTGAGATGGTCATGAATCACTAAGCCAACGGtcttacaattaaaatttaatcatggCTCGGGATATTCGCTTATGCCTAGAAGTTTGCTCGCAATTTGAGGGTAtgggtaaaaatattaagttaaaaaatataggCTAGGCTTGgacttgaacattcaaggcctAAACCCGATCCGATCCGTTTTTTaagtttctaatattttatattatgttatttttatatattaacatattactataatgtaaacattaaaaacccttaaaaacgatatatatataaatttattaaattaaaaatatataaaaatattaaattaaaaatataaatataaatatattattttaaaaattttaaaacaatgtgAGCGCACTTAAATATGCTTAGGTTGGCTATTTACAAATATGAACAGATTTGGATAAGTATAAAGTGCGTTAATACCATATTTAGGCCAACCCAACCTCTACCCACAAGCAAGGCCTATTAGaatctattcaaaatttaatattttcaagtcatttcGATTAAGATCAATATCGAGTTCAAATCATGTACACTTTgagtcaattttaaaatttgaagttggagtttttgaataaaatcgTTACGAGTGTTGATCACttcatattcaaataatttcaaacaaCCTATTTAGATCGATCAACCACACAAGTCAAGACTTCCTATATTATTACAGTCAATATagactagaggtgctcatgggctgggTGGGACCTAAATATGATATTAGTATACTTTATGCTTGCTTAAGCTCGGTTCGACTCGAAATCTGGGCCTATCTTGCCTAAATCTGcccatattatattatattttaaaaaaaatatatttatattatattattttaatatttaataattttatatattttttatttaatgaaattttttatataatcatcttaacattattttaatgtttacattagagtagtattatatgtTTAGTGTAGGTTtgttttttaatgtgttctaaattacataatatataaaaataacataatatacaatattataaacttaaaacggGTCAGAATGAGTTGGGCTTGGGCCTTGAATGTTTAAACCCGAGCctgacccatattttaaataaatctacTTTTTTTACCTAAACCCATTTTTCGGACTTAATATTTTACTCAAATCCTCTCAAATTTTAAGCGGGCATCCTAGTAAATGAACTCAAAAAGACATAGAATCTGTCGCCCAACAAAAAGCCCAATAACATCGCCTAACTTTGATCAATGCCCACTCATTCATATCATCAATTTCCACCAACTTTCCTCAACCAATCGCCGCCAACTGACAAATTAATCAACACCCAATCCCGTGTTGGCCATTCAATGACCATCATCAAACACCCAACATCGACGACCCTTAGATTCCTTTCCTCCATCAACAGCCGTAGATTTCAATACCCACGGCGGCGATTTCTTCTCGTCAACGGTTCCGTTCGATTCAAACCCATGGCTACGAAGTTGGAAGAGACGATGATAAAGGGTGCCGGCGAAGATAGCAAAAAGGGAGGTAAAGGGGAAGAACCGGGTAAGGGAATACAACCGCCGCCTCCACCACCGGAGAAGCCTGAGCCTGGAGATTGTTGCGGCAGCGGTTGCGTGCGGTGCGTTTGGGATGTGTATTATGAGGAACTTGAGGCTTATAATAAGCTTTACAAATCAGATTCCAATGGATCCAAATCAAATTCATCTtaatttcactttctttttttcaattttttattgtttttttttaaatttgctttttttttttcggtttagtgaattgttgttgttgttgtggtTGTCGGGTTTTgacaacataaaaattattgtttctCCACTTCGTCGAattatttgattcaaattttatcatccaCTCTTGCATTTTCTATATATTAAAACTAGCAAAACTCGAACTTAGACCATACTTTAAACAATGAATATCTTGACCATCAAATCAACCTCcaatgtttatataaatatatattaatgttattaaaattatatttatattaaaaactaaatgaataaaaattatttctgaTTAGCTTAGGTTTGGAAGTTAATATATGCATTAAaggatttaaaaaaagtaagtaAGGCACATTTGAAGATGATATTATTGAGTGAGGCGACCATTAACCCAGTTATTACGAATGTCGAAAACACCAAgtataaatagtaaaacaaATATTACGAATGTcgaaaaaaatctaaaacaaataCCCTTAAAAACAATGTAATGGGCCAGACATGAAATGCCCATTAACCCAATTTTTTCCTTATGGGCCAAAGATGACTCAATTGATCTTAAcaagattgaaatttgaaaacccCTCAAAACCCATTTATTGTCTgatcatatctgttctttttgacacaacGTTTAGACCTACTCATAGTCCATCCTCCTGCATTAGCAATAATACCCATGCCAATTGAGATAAGACCCAATTTGCATTGATAACTTATGATGAATCATTTTAGATAAACTCACACTTATCTCAAGCTCATCTCTTTTATGCTAGACCAACAAAAAAAACCCACTGATGTGAGTGGAAAATCCAAAGGATGtgacaatttttaatattgtaaagATGAGATTATTATTATAGTAAAGAAATTGTAATGCAATTTGTTGTAATTGGGGT includes the following:
- the LOC105787500 gene encoding uncharacterized protein LOC105787500; this translates as MPTHSYHQFPPTFLNQSPPTDKLINTQSRVGHSMTIIKHPTSTTLRFLSSINSRRFQYPRRRFLLVNGSVRFKPMATKLEETMIKGAGEDSKKGGKGEEPGKGIQPPPPPPEKPEPGDCCGSGCVRCVWDVYYEELEAYNKLYKSDSNGSKSNSS